TTCCGCCGGGCGTCGACATCGCGCCGATCCTCGCGCGCGCCTGAGCGCCCGCGCTCGGCATCTCATCCCGCGCCTGTGGCGCTTCGCGCGCGAGCCTTCCTTCGCCGATGTCGGTGCCGGAGTGCCGGAGTGCCGGAGTGCCGGAGATGCGGAGCGGAGCGAGCGGTGCCGTCTCTGGACACAGCGCGGGGCGCGGCGCACGTACGCTCCCCTCGGATCTCGGTACCGAAGTACCGAAGTACCGAAGTACCGGAACTTCGCGAAGGGAATGATGCTTGGGGGGCGTGGGTGCGGGTGCGACTGCGGCGTGCGGGGTGCCGTGCGCAGGAGCTCAGCTCAGCCGACGCGGCGCACCAGGGCCTCGACCGCCGGCCGCTGGCCCTTGACGAGCCGCTCGCGAGCCTCGTCGGGGGTGAACCAGCCCGCGGAGTCGAGCTCGGGGAACGACTGGCGGCGGCCCGAGCGCGGCGGCCACTCGATCTCGAACAGGTTGCTTCGCACGTCGGTGGCATCGAAGTCCGACTCGCCGATGAAGACCGTCACGAGCTTGCCCGAGGCGTACCGGAACCCGCCGAGCTCCTCGTACGCCACCTCGGGCGCGGGCCGCCCGACCTCCTCGGCGAACTCGCGGAGCGCCGCGGCGAGCGGCTCCTCGTCGGTGTAGGTGCCCTTCGGGATGGACCACGCTGAAGCGTCCTTGCCCCGCCAGAACGGACCGCCCATGTGCCCGATGAACAACTCGAGCCGCGGCTGTCGTCGGTAGAGCAGGATGCCCGCACTGGTCTCGGCCATGACGACACGCTACCCGGCGGGCGCGACGTGGCGGTCAGGCGTCGCCGACGAGCACGCCCTCGGGATCCAGCACCCTGACGCGCGGACGGCCGTCGGGGCCGACGCCCGCGACATCCGACAGGCCGCGGAACAGCGAGGCCGCCGCACTTCCGACACGGGTGACGTTCGAGAAATCGAGCACGAGGCATCCGCCATCGCCGACGAGCGGAGCGAGCCTGGTGAGCACCTCCTCGGCACCGGCGAAGAACACCTCGCCACGCAGCCGCGCGATGGTGTCGCCGCCGCCGCGCCCGCTCTCGTCGACCCGGTCGTCGCGCTCGAGCTGGGCGATCGGGGAATGCGGCGCGCCGCGATGCTGCAGCATGTGCAGCCCGTACCGCTCCGACAGCGTGCGCAGCATGACGATGCCGCGCACGCTGTTGCCGCGCGCGTCGAGCCGCGGACTGAACGTGCCGATGCCGAACTCCTCGGGCTGCATCGCGACGATGCCGCCGCCGACGCCGCTCTTCGCGGGCAGTCCCACGTGCACGAGCCAGTCCCCGGAGGCGTCGTACATGCCGCAGCTCGTCATGACCGAGGTGGTCCAGCGGGCGACGTCCTCGCCGATGACGCGCTCGCCGCTGATCGGGTTGCGGCCGCCGTTCGCCAGTGTCGCCGCCATGATGGCGAGGTCGCGCGCGTTCACCGACACGGAGCACTGGCGGAAGTACGCGCCCGTCGCCACCTCGGCCGTCGAGCCAAGGGTGCCGGCCGACTGGGTGAGGTAGGCGAGCGCGCGGTTGCGGTCGCCGGTGGCGTGCTCGGACTCGAACACCGATTCGTCGAGGTCGAGCTCGCGGGCCGCGAAGGCGTTGAGGCCGGCGTGGATGACCGCGAACTTCTCCTCGGCCGTGTCGCCCGCGATGAGCGAACTCATCACGATCGCGCCAGCGTTGATGAGCGGGTTCAGCGGCCGTCCGGTTGCGGGTTCGAGGCTGATGGCGTTGAACGGCTCGCCGCTCGGCTCGACGCCCACATGGCGGATCACCTCGGCGAGTCCCGACTGCTCGAGGGCGAGCGCGAACACGAACGGCTTCGACACCGACTGGATGGTGAAGGTCGTCTCGCTGTCGCCCGACTCGTGCACGCTGCCGCGGACGCTCGCGAGCGCGGCGCCCAACGCCTCGGGGTCGGCCCTGGTGAGCTCGGGGATGTACGACGCGAGCGCGCCGTCGGTGTGCGGTCGGGCGACGTCGAGCACCGAGTCCAATGCGGCGCGGACGGGATCCCGGAGGTCCGGGATGGTGGGCTCGTACGGTTCGGCGTCGGCCATGGCGCCAGCCTAGGCCTCAGCTGGGTCGCGAGGTCCAGATGAACGGCGGATGCTGCGGCGGCGCGTCGCCTGCCGCGGCGAGCCGCGCGAGCCGAACCGCGCCGTCGAGCGGGGTGCCACCCGACGCCACGAGCTCGGCATGCGGGGCCAGCCGCGCGAACTCGCCCTCGAACGCCGCGGTGAAGCCGCCGCCGGCGCCGAACACGCCACCTGTGCCCGCGGCGAGCGCCGGCACACCTGTGTCGAGCGCCGCCGCCAGGGTCGCTGCGACCTCGGCACCCGCGCGCGTCATGATGTCGGATGCCACGCGGTCACCGGATGCCGCGAGCCCGGCCACGTCGGACGCGAACCCGGCGAGCAGCCCGGCACGGTCGGGGCGGGTCAGGAGCTGCGCGGGCCAGCTCGGTGCGGCACCGAATCGCTCGACGGCCGCCGAGAGCAGCGCCGCGGCATCCGTCGTCACGCCGTCGTGCGTGCGGATGGCGGCCTTGAGCGCCTCGATGCCGATCCATGCGCCCGAGCCGCGGTCGTCGTAGAGGTGTCCCCAGCCGCCGACGCGCTTCCAGTGCTCGGCGAGGTCGGTGCCGATCGCGATCGCGCCGGTGCCGACGGCGACGACCGCGCCGCCGCGTCCGCGGAGTGCGCCGAGGTGCGCGGTGACGGCGTCGATCGTGAGCGCGACGGGGGCGCCGGCAGTCGCGTCCGAGATCCGCGCGGCGGCGGCGTCCGGCGATCCGACGAGTGAGGCGAGGCCGGTGGCGCCGACCCCGACGCCGGCGATCGCGGCATCCGGCCACCGATGCCGCACGTCGCCGATCAGCGCGACGACGACGTCGGACACGCTCGAACCGCCCTCGCCGACGGCGACTCGGCCGCCCTCGAGTCGGCGCGCCGAAGTTTCGCCGGACGCCGCGACGGTCGCCCCCGACGGTGCGAGGACCGCCCGGGAGCCGGTGCCGCCCACATCGATGCCGAGCACCCACGTGCCGCCGGGCCGTTCGTCACTCTCCCAGCCGGCCGATGCGACACTCTTCACGGCCCGAGCCTAGGGGAGCAGCGAGGAGTCGGAATCGAAGATCGCGACATGATCACGATTTCGGAAACTTCTTGCAAACAATGCATGACTCACGAATACTACTTCCAGAGTCACATTCCCCGGCGCGGGTCAGCGCCACAGAGATTTCAATGAGGAGGCATCTATGAAGAAGCGCTTGCTGCCCGTCGCCGTGCTCGTCACGGCCGCGTTCGGGCTCACCGCCTGTGCGGGCGGATCGACCGGCGGCGACGACAAGGGAGACGTCAGCGCCAAGGGGGAGACCCTCGACGTCTGGATCATGGAGGGCACCAACCCCGACTCCGACGCGTTCTTCGACGAGGTCGGCGACGCCTTCACCAAGGAGACCGGCGCGAAGCTCAACGTGGAGTTCGTGCAGTGGGCCGACGCCCACGACCGCTTCGTCACCTCCATCGCCGGCGGCACCACCCCCGACGTCGCCGAGACCGGCACCACGTGGACGGCCGAGTTCGCCGACGCCGGCGCGCTCGCGCCCATCGGCGACTACGTCGATGAAGAGGACCTCGGCGGCGACCTCGTCGAGGGCCTCGTGACCTCGGGCACCTACGACGACGAGCTCTACGGCATGCCCTGGTACGCCGGCGTGCGCTCGCTCGTCTACCGCTCCGACATCTTCGAGGAGCTCGGCCTCGAGGCCCCGACGAGCTGGGACGAGATCGTCTCCGCCGGTGAGGCGATCAAGGCCGCGCACCCCGAGATGATGGCGTTCGCCGTTCCGGGTGACGCCGAGTTCGGCGTGTACCCCTGGGTCTGGGGTGCGGGCGGCGAGGTCGCGACGAAGGACGGCGACGAGTGGGTCTCGGGCCTCGACAGCTCCGAGTCGCAGGAGGGCATCCAGTTCTACACCGACCTGGCGCTGAAGCACGGCTTCTCGTCGGCCGGCGCCACCACGTGGAAGGAGACCGACGTCCTCGACAACTTCGCGCAGGGCAACGTCGCCATGGCCCTCATGGGTTCCTGGACCCCGGCCGCGATCGTGGAGAAGAACGCCGAGCTCGAGGGCA
This DNA window, taken from Agromyces sp. 3263, encodes the following:
- a CDS encoding NUDIX domain-containing protein: MAETSAGILLYRRQPRLELFIGHMGGPFWRGKDASAWSIPKGTYTDEEPLAAALREFAEEVGRPAPEVAYEELGGFRYASGKLVTVFIGESDFDATDVRSNLFEIEWPPRSGRRQSFPELDSAGWFTPDEARERLVKGQRPAVEALVRRVG
- the glsA gene encoding glutaminase A is translated as MADAEPYEPTIPDLRDPVRAALDSVLDVARPHTDGALASYIPELTRADPEALGAALASVRGSVHESGDSETTFTIQSVSKPFVFALALEQSGLAEVIRHVGVEPSGEPFNAISLEPATGRPLNPLINAGAIVMSSLIAGDTAEEKFAVIHAGLNAFAARELDLDESVFESEHATGDRNRALAYLTQSAGTLGSTAEVATGAYFRQCSVSVNARDLAIMAATLANGGRNPISGERVIGEDVARWTTSVMTSCGMYDASGDWLVHVGLPAKSGVGGGIVAMQPEEFGIGTFSPRLDARGNSVRGIVMLRTLSERYGLHMLQHRGAPHSPIAQLERDDRVDESGRGGGDTIARLRGEVFFAGAEEVLTRLAPLVGDGGCLVLDFSNVTRVGSAAASLFRGLSDVAGVGPDGRPRVRVLDPEGVLVGDA
- a CDS encoding BadF/BadG/BcrA/BcrD ATPase family protein, whose protein sequence is MKSVASAGWESDERPGGTWVLGIDVGGTGSRAVLAPSGATVAASGETSARRLEGGRVAVGEGGSSVSDVVVALIGDVRHRWPDAAIAGVGVGATGLASLVGSPDAAAARISDATAGAPVALTIDAVTAHLGALRGRGGAVVAVGTGAIAIGTDLAEHWKRVGGWGHLYDDRGSGAWIGIEALKAAIRTHDGVTTDAAALLSAAVERFGAAPSWPAQLLTRPDRAGLLAGFASDVAGLAASGDRVASDIMTRAGAEVAATLAAALDTGVPALAAGTGGVFGAGGGFTAAFEGEFARLAPHAELVASGGTPLDGAVRLARLAAAGDAPPQHPPFIWTSRPS
- a CDS encoding sugar ABC transporter substrate-binding protein, producing MKKRLLPVAVLVTAAFGLTACAGGSTGGDDKGDVSAKGETLDVWIMEGTNPDSDAFFDEVGDAFTKETGAKLNVEFVQWADAHDRFVTSIAGGTTPDVAETGTTWTAEFADAGALAPIGDYVDEEDLGGDLVEGLVTSGTYDDELYGMPWYAGVRSLVYRSDIFEELGLEAPTSWDEIVSAGEAIKAAHPEMMAFAVPGDAEFGVYPWVWGAGGEVATKDGDEWVSGLDSSESQEGIQFYTDLALKHGFSSAGATTWKETDVLDNFAQGNVAMALMGSWTPAAIVEKNAELEGKFAATPIPGKDGGIAPSVLGGSHLSMFNTADNPDLAWEFIKLMTTGDFAAQWGEQSGYFPGQQSLLTETMSSDDPLVAPFATQLVDGGGTVPVTPKFGAVQAKKTTNTAIQAILSGQKTVEQATSDAAAEMNEIMNGN